One Owenweeksia hongkongensis DSM 17368 genomic region harbors:
- a CDS encoding periplasmic protein TonB, links inner and outer membranes, producing MFKEIWNDKDRRKGLIGSITFHAILLLLFLFVGLKYYEPKPEDGIVINFGNSETGMGDQADGAQQTVVETTPEETTPEPVESPSDAVEPTQTQDVVDAPAVETKKAEKPKKVEEPKPVEPEKPKPSSELEKMLESVKSSKAGGEGEKKGEGDQGAADGDPNSKSRTGGSTGGGGTGGTGNYMLGGRQALNKPKPEYPCTEEGRVVVKIYVDQNGKVTNAIPGERVPGGSATTTTSSCLFDKAKAAAMRTTWQPDGDAPNPQIGYIVYNFQKR from the coding sequence ATGTTTAAAGAAATTTGGAACGATAAAGACCGAAGGAAAGGGCTGATTGGCTCCATAACTTTCCATGCCATATTGTTGCTATTGTTCCTTTTTGTGGGATTGAAGTACTACGAACCAAAGCCCGAGGATGGTATCGTTATCAACTTTGGGAACTCTGAAACCGGGATGGGCGATCAAGCGGATGGCGCACAGCAAACCGTAGTGGAAACTACGCCAGAAGAAACCACTCCTGAACCTGTGGAATCTCCAAGTGATGCTGTAGAGCCCACTCAAACACAAGATGTGGTGGATGCTCCTGCCGTTGAAACTAAAAAAGCTGAAAAGCCCAAAAAGGTAGAAGAACCAAAACCTGTAGAACCAGAAAAGCCAAAGCCTAGTAGCGAACTGGAAAAAATGCTGGAAAGCGTAAAGAGCTCTAAGGCGGGTGGCGAAGGAGAAAAGAAAGGTGAAGGCGACCAAGGCGCTGCTGATGGTGACCCCAACAGCAAAAGCAGAACTGGAGGAAGCACTGGAGGTGGCGGAACTGGAGGGACAGGAAACTATATGCTGGGAGGCCGACAAGCCCTAAATAAACCAAAGCCTGAGTACCCTTGTACCGAAGAAGGTCGTGTGGTAGTGAAGATTTACGTGGATCAAAACGGTAAAGTTACCAACGCCATACCTGGCGAAAGAGTACCTGGCGGATCAGCTACCACCACTACAAGTAGCTGCTTGTTTGACAAAGCTAAAGCTGCAGCTATGCGCACTACCTGGCAGCCAGATGGCGATGCACCAAATCCACAAATAGGTTACATCGTTTACAACTTCCAAAAGCGATAA
- a CDS encoding bifunctional folylpolyglutamate synthase/dihydrofolate synthase, protein MTYQEWLDWLFTQLPMYQRVGGAAYKADLSNTHKLMHLLDHPENKFKSVHVAGTNGKGSTSHMLAAIFQKAGYKTGLYTSPHLKDFRERIRINGEMIPEKDVVSFVANHKTKFESVGLSFFEMTVGMAFQYFADKKVDIAIVEVGMGGRLDSTNVVSPELSIITNISLDHTQFLGNNLASIAGEKGGIIKENTPVVIGEHHPETDPVFTKLAGAKNAPLSFAEDIIPMRELDELDLKGIYQKKNIRTVLAAVQQLEEKGYLLENTLKEALLNASKLTGLRGRWETLSTSPRIICDTGHNEAGVKLIMEQLAKEPFENLHIVWGMVGDKDITSVLKLLPKDATYYWCKPSIPRGKNAEELKQDSLVIGLKGEVYNSPSSALGASKNAASANDLIFVGGSTFVVADVL, encoded by the coding sequence ATGACGTATCAGGAGTGGCTCGATTGGCTCTTCACGCAGCTGCCCATGTACCAACGCGTTGGTGGAGCAGCTTATAAAGCTGACCTCAGCAATACCCACAAACTGATGCATTTGCTGGATCATCCAGAAAATAAGTTCAAAAGTGTGCATGTGGCGGGTACCAATGGCAAGGGTTCTACTTCGCACATGCTTGCTGCTATATTTCAAAAAGCAGGTTACAAAACAGGCCTTTATACCTCTCCTCACTTAAAGGATTTTAGAGAACGTATTCGCATTAATGGCGAAATGATCCCCGAAAAGGATGTAGTAAGCTTTGTAGCAAATCACAAAACCAAATTTGAAAGTGTTGGTCTTTCCTTTTTTGAAATGACCGTGGGCATGGCGTTCCAATATTTTGCTGATAAAAAAGTAGACATTGCCATAGTAGAAGTAGGCATGGGTGGTCGCCTTGATAGCACCAATGTAGTTTCTCCTGAACTCAGTATTATCACCAACATCAGTTTAGATCACACCCAGTTTTTGGGAAATAACTTGGCAAGCATAGCCGGTGAAAAAGGAGGAATCATAAAGGAAAACACTCCAGTGGTAATTGGAGAACACCACCCTGAAACCGACCCTGTTTTCACCAAATTAGCTGGGGCTAAAAATGCTCCACTCTCTTTTGCGGAAGATATTATTCCGATGCGTGAATTGGATGAACTGGACTTAAAGGGCATTTACCAAAAGAAAAATATTCGCACCGTTTTGGCAGCGGTTCAGCAGCTGGAAGAGAAAGGATATCTACTTGAGAACACTCTAAAAGAAGCTTTGCTCAATGCAAGCAAACTTACCGGCCTCCGCGGACGATGGGAAACATTAAGCACCAGCCCTCGCATAATTTGTGATACGGGCCATAATGAAGCTGGCGTAAAACTTATCATGGAGCAACTCGCCAAAGAGCCATTTGAGAACCTACACATCGTTTGGGGAATGGTTGGAGATAAAGACATTACTAGCGTTCTCAAATTATTGCCAAAAGACGCAACTTACTATTGGTGCAAACCAAGTATCCCTCGTGGCAAAAATGCTGAAGAACTAAAACAAGATTCTTTGGTCATTGGACTAAAAGGCGAAGTTTATAATTCCCCAAGCTCCGCTTTGGGAGCTAGTAAAAATGCAGCTTCAGCTAATGATTTAATCTTTGTGGGCGGAAGCACCTTTGTGGTTGCCGATGTTCTTTAG